The Aspergillus chevalieri M1 DNA, chromosome 5, nearly complete sequence genome includes a region encoding these proteins:
- the NPY1 gene encoding NAD(+) diphosphatase (COG:L;~EggNog:ENOG410PGJ2;~InterPro:IPR000086,IPR020084,IPR015375,IPR015376, IPR015797;~PFAM:PF00293,PF09296,PF09297;~antiSMASH:Cluster_5.4;~go_function: GO:0016787 - hydrolase activity [Evidence IEA];~go_function: GO:0046872 - metal ion binding [Evidence IEA]): MSTYPQIPAPAHTQAESMLSRCFGRETVNYFSSSPLNRLSFLRTEHSFLSAALKHPSARFVLLNSLAPLTKTPSELYLAPYTEVRKLVPEDLFDQSEEETIKNFDSRQTSPLVIFLGMDESRKADSLTWKTYSGTPYFAVDVTPKGSEEQQTNAKDVISALEAKGLSFLQTRVVMSLSANEAAIYAQARALADWNTRNSFCGTCGSPTLSVNSGTKRACPSTDAALAAQGKSPEKPACNTRTTISNLSFPRTDPTIIVAVLSADGKRVLLGRSKRFPPNWYSTLAGFIEPAESIEDAVRREVWEEAGVQLSRVVIHSSQPWPYPANLMIGAVAQVSDPAHEKICLEHDPELEDARWFDVEEVEEALRVGTSPLGAEPGPGYKEGGLRLPPPTAIANQLIKTAVRADYLVPNNARI, encoded by the exons ATGAGCACTTATCCCCAGATCCCCGCGCCTGCCCATACGCAAGCCGAATCAATGTTGTCTCGATGCTTTGGAAGGGAGACTGTGAACTACTTCTCCA GCTCCCCGCTGAACCGGTTGTCCTTCTTGCGAACGGAACATTCGTTTCTCTCAGCTGCTCTCAAGCACCCCTCCGCTCGTTTTGTTCTGTTGAACAGCCTTGCGCCATTGACCAAGACGCCCTCTGAGTTATACCTTGCTCCGTATACCGAAGTGCGCAAACTGGTGCCCGAGGATCTCTTTGACCAATCCGAGGAGGAGACGATCAAGAACTTCGACTCCCGCCAGACGAGTCCGCTTGTCATTTTCCTTGGTATGGATGAGAGCCGGAAGGCTGACAGTCTGACCTGGAAGACATACTCGGGGACACCGTACTTTGCCGTGGATGTGACCCCCAAGGGGTCCGAGGAGCAGCAGACCAACGCAAAAGATGTCATAAGCGCCTTGGAAGCAAAGGGATTGAGCTTCCTCCAAACAAGGGTGGTCATGAGTCTTTCTGCCAATGAAG CTGCCATTTACGCACAAGCCCGCGCGCTCGCTGACTGGAACACCCGGAACAGTTTCTGTGGTACCTGCGGTAGCCCTACTCTGTCTGTGAACTCCGGGACCAAGCGTGCCTGCCCATCAACAGATGCTGCTCTTGCAGCTCAGGGGAAGTCACCAGAGAAGCCAGCTTGCAACACACGTACCACCATATCGAACCTCTCATTCCCGCGTACTGACCCAACCATCATCGTCGCTGTCCTTTCGGCCGACGGTAAGCGGGTCCTGCTTGGTCGCTCCAAGCGTTTCCCACCCAACTGGTACTCGACGTTGGCCGGTTTCATCGAACCCGCAGAGTCGATCGAGGATGCTGTTCGGAGAGAAGTGTGGGAAGAAGCGGGTGTTCAGCTTTCGCGCGTTGTCATCCATTCGTCGCAGCCATGGCCTTACCCGGCTAATTTGATGATCGGCGCAGTTGCACAAGTCAGTGACCCAGCTCACGAAAAAATCTGCTTGGAGCACGACCCTGAGCTTGAAGATGCACGATGGTTTGATGTtgaggaggtcgaggaggcCTTGAGAGTAGGAACAAGTCCTTTAGGTGCGGAGCCTGGGCCTGGGTATAAAGAAGGTGGCCTGCGACTGCCACCCCCGACAGCCATCGCTAACCAATTGATTAAAACAGCCGTTAGGGCTGATTACCTCGTGCCAAACAACGCCAGAATTTAG